Proteins co-encoded in one Oceanidesulfovibrio indonesiensis genomic window:
- the selA gene encoding L-seryl-tRNA(Sec) selenium transferase, producing the protein MSDTSKFYRLLPSVDGVLDRLAEEPDLAARPRPFLKDLVTETLDEVRKLIREGRVTEEDLDAAVLLSNIIDTVRRRSRPHFRRVVNATGVVLHTNLGRSLLADGAVQAVSEACARYSNLEFDLETGKRGSRYSHVEDILKRVTGAEAGLVVNNNAAAVLLVLDTLCKGGEVIVSRGELVEIGGSFRIPEVMEKSGAFLREVGATNRTHLHDYENAITEETTALLKVHASNYRIIGFTKEVSIPELRTIAQPRGLPVIEDLGSGTLFDFAPFAFGYEPTVQEKVAQGADVITFSGDKVLGGPQAGIIVGRAEFVERIKKNPLNRALRIDKMTLAALEATLQLYMDPELARKKIPTLAMMTAASEDLRKKADRLARRLRRTLGDRATISLMQGASRVGGGSFPERDLETTLVRVVPASERTSLKALRDRLLQGDPPLVGRIEDDAFCLDPRTLAEDELSLTAELLGSVFGDPEQ; encoded by the coding sequence ATGAGCGATACCTCGAAATTCTACCGACTGCTGCCCTCTGTGGACGGAGTGCTCGACCGCCTGGCCGAAGAGCCGGACCTCGCGGCGCGGCCCAGACCGTTCCTGAAAGACCTGGTGACCGAAACGCTGGACGAGGTGCGCAAATTGATCCGCGAAGGACGCGTGACTGAGGAAGACCTCGATGCAGCGGTGCTTTTGTCCAATATTATAGACACGGTTCGCAGGCGGTCCCGGCCGCATTTCCGCCGTGTGGTCAATGCCACGGGCGTGGTTCTCCACACCAACCTCGGCCGCTCTCTTCTTGCCGACGGCGCCGTGCAGGCCGTTTCCGAGGCCTGCGCGCGCTACTCCAACCTGGAGTTCGATCTTGAAACCGGCAAGCGCGGCAGTCGCTACAGCCATGTGGAGGATATCCTCAAGCGTGTGACCGGCGCTGAGGCAGGGCTGGTGGTGAACAACAACGCCGCCGCCGTGCTGCTCGTGCTGGATACGCTGTGCAAAGGCGGGGAGGTCATCGTCTCCCGCGGCGAGCTTGTGGAGATCGGCGGCAGCTTCCGCATTCCGGAGGTCATGGAGAAGTCCGGCGCCTTCCTGCGCGAAGTGGGCGCCACCAACCGCACCCACCTGCATGACTACGAGAACGCCATCACGGAGGAGACCACGGCGCTGCTCAAGGTCCACGCCTCCAACTACCGCATCATCGGCTTCACCAAGGAAGTCTCCATCCCGGAGTTGCGCACCATCGCCCAGCCGCGGGGGCTGCCGGTCATCGAGGATCTGGGCAGCGGCACTCTCTTCGACTTCGCGCCGTTCGCCTTTGGCTACGAGCCAACGGTGCAGGAAAAAGTGGCCCAGGGCGCGGACGTCATCACGTTCAGCGGAGACAAGGTCCTGGGCGGGCCGCAGGCCGGCATCATAGTGGGCCGCGCAGAGTTCGTGGAGCGCATCAAGAAGAATCCGTTGAACCGCGCGTTGCGTATAGACAAGATGACCCTGGCCGCGCTGGAGGCTACGCTTCAGCTCTACATGGACCCCGAACTGGCGCGGAAGAAAATCCCGACGCTGGCCATGATGACCGCCGCCTCGGAAGATTTGCGGAAAAAGGCTGATCGCCTTGCGCGGCGGCTGCGACGCACACTCGGCGACAGGGCGACCATTTCGTTGATGCAGGGGGCGTCCCGCGTGGGCGGAGGCTCCTTTCCGGAGCGGGACCTGGAAACCACGCTTGTGCGCGTGGTGCCGGCAAGTGAGCGCACTTCGCTCAAGGCGCTGCGGGACAGATTGCTCCAAGGCGACCCGCCGCTGGTGGGGCGCATCGAGGACGATGCGTTCTGTCTGGATCCGAGAACCCTTGCCGAGGACGAACTCTCCCTGACGGCCGAGTTGTTGGGTTCGGTGTTCGGCGATCCGGAGCAGTGA
- a CDS encoding phosphate/phosphite/phosphonate ABC transporter substrate-binding protein, with protein sequence MFQRVLFFVFLLLLCMPGAAHADTIRFGVTAPQGSLQALEAWRPLAQHLAGAAGRHVSLVPLGTQNVEMTAERERVDIALVGALQAVSLVDRCAYVPVASRVAASGDRFGGVIAASSASGIRTAADLRGKKVAALGAESAGAFLFQVNHLMDRGIDPRMDFAEFKRCSGQAECVQLVKSGRYDACFVRTGVLEALEEQGALSMEEFNVVDAREEPGFEYAHSTELYPAWYLVASRNLDASVRERIRQAAFGMSADDPVAASTKTLGFVEPRDIGPVRNALQRVFAAGFADLP encoded by the coding sequence ATGTTTCAACGAGTACTCTTCTTCGTTTTCCTGCTGCTTTTGTGCATGCCCGGCGCTGCGCATGCGGATACGATCCGCTTCGGCGTGACTGCGCCTCAGGGCTCGCTGCAAGCCCTGGAGGCGTGGCGGCCGCTTGCACAACACCTGGCCGGGGCGGCAGGTCGCCATGTTTCGTTGGTCCCGCTAGGCACCCAAAATGTTGAGATGACGGCTGAGCGTGAGCGGGTGGACATCGCCCTGGTCGGCGCGCTCCAGGCCGTCTCCCTGGTGGACCGCTGCGCGTACGTGCCTGTTGCATCCCGCGTGGCGGCATCGGGCGATCGGTTCGGGGGCGTCATCGCGGCCTCGTCGGCAAGCGGAATCCGAACGGCGGCGGATCTACGCGGGAAGAAGGTTGCCGCCCTGGGCGCGGAGTCGGCTGGCGCGTTCCTGTTCCAGGTGAACCATCTCATGGATCGCGGCATCGATCCGCGCATGGACTTTGCCGAGTTCAAGCGCTGTTCCGGCCAGGCCGAGTGCGTGCAGCTTGTCAAAAGCGGCAGGTACGACGCCTGCTTCGTGCGCACGGGCGTGCTGGAGGCCCTGGAAGAGCAGGGCGCCCTCTCCATGGAGGAGTTCAATGTAGTTGACGCCCGCGAGGAGCCCGGCTTTGAGTATGCGCACAGCACGGAACTGTATCCGGCGTGGTATCTCGTGGCGTCCAGAAATCTGGACGCAAGCGTGCGGGAGCGAATTCGCCAGGCTGCTTTCGGAATGAGCGCGGACGATCCGGTCGCCGCCTCAACGAAGACGCTCGGTTTCGTCGAACCGCGTGATATCGGCCCTGTTCGCAATGCGCTTCAGCGGGTGTTTGCCGCCGGTTTCGCCGATCTTCCTTGA
- a CDS encoding aminopeptidase yields MSDAPLFFSTTSCWEAYSSDEHRAAMDEIARRYLDFLTRCKTEREVVAYVSEKAKAAGYSEDPSSGRFMRVFRDKTILLARRGSNGPGHGFRLVGAHGDCPRIDLKQRPLYEEVGVGLAKTHYYGGIRKHQWLSRPLAIHGVIVKTDGEVVRVTLGESEDEPCFAIADLLPHLAQKQSEQKLSEAFDAEKLSVIMGHEPLPKPVNGNGDITEKDKDAKDREANPVKAHILEILRGKYGIAEEDLYSAELQAVPAGPARFVGLDSSLLGGYGHDDRINVFAGLEAMLSLGEEPEHCQIAIFWDKEEIGSDGSTGAKSRFMEYCVQELIAAWGPGASFGSVMENTKAISADTHAAIDPDYQELHEKLNASLIGHGPTFCKFTGHRGKYMANDAHPEYVAWLRRMLNDAGIPWQMAELGKVDQGGGGTVAKHLAEYGMDIIDMGPPVLSMHGPFELASKADLYATVLALKTFFAS; encoded by the coding sequence ATGTCTGACGCACCGCTGTTTTTCTCCACCACCAGCTGCTGGGAGGCCTACTCCTCCGATGAGCACCGCGCGGCCATGGACGAAATCGCCCGCCGCTATCTGGATTTTCTCACCCGCTGCAAGACCGAACGCGAGGTGGTGGCATACGTGAGCGAAAAGGCGAAGGCCGCCGGCTACTCCGAGGACCCGTCGTCCGGCAGGTTTATGCGCGTGTTCCGCGACAAGACCATCCTGCTGGCCCGAAGGGGCTCCAATGGCCCCGGCCACGGCTTCCGCCTTGTGGGCGCGCACGGGGACTGCCCGCGCATCGATCTCAAACAACGGCCGCTCTATGAGGAAGTGGGCGTGGGCCTGGCCAAAACCCACTATTACGGCGGCATCCGCAAGCACCAGTGGCTCTCCCGGCCGCTGGCCATCCACGGCGTCATCGTGAAGACCGACGGCGAGGTGGTTCGCGTGACCCTGGGCGAGTCCGAGGACGAGCCGTGCTTCGCCATTGCCGATCTTCTGCCCCATCTGGCGCAGAAGCAGTCCGAGCAGAAACTCTCCGAAGCGTTCGATGCGGAAAAGCTTTCGGTCATCATGGGCCACGAGCCGCTGCCGAAACCCGTGAATGGGAACGGCGACATCACAGAAAAAGACAAGGACGCCAAGGACCGCGAAGCCAATCCGGTGAAGGCGCACATCCTGGAGATCCTGCGCGGCAAATACGGTATAGCCGAAGAAGACCTGTACTCGGCCGAGCTCCAGGCAGTACCGGCCGGACCGGCGCGCTTCGTGGGCTTGGACAGCTCTCTGCTGGGCGGCTACGGCCACGACGACCGCATCAACGTGTTCGCCGGCCTGGAAGCCATGCTCTCGCTGGGCGAGGAGCCGGAGCACTGCCAGATCGCCATTTTCTGGGACAAGGAGGAGATCGGCTCGGACGGTTCCACCGGCGCCAAGTCACGGTTCATGGAGTACTGCGTGCAGGAGCTCATCGCAGCATGGGGCCCGGGCGCATCCTTCGGCAGCGTGATGGAGAACACCAAGGCCATTTCGGCCGACACGCACGCCGCCATCGACCCGGATTACCAGGAGTTGCACGAGAAGCTGAACGCCTCGCTCATCGGGCACGGCCCCACGTTCTGCAAGTTCACCGGCCACCGCGGCAAGTACATGGCCAACGACGCCCATCCCGAGTACGTGGCCTGGCTGCGCAGGATGCTCAACGACGCCGGGATCCCCTGGCAGATGGCGGAGCTGGGCAAGGTGGACCAGGGCGGCGGCGGCACCGTGGCCAAGCACCTGGCCGAGTACGGCATGGACATCATCGACATGGGCCCGCCAGTGCTCTCCATGCACGGACCCTTCGAGCTGGCGAGCAAGGCCGATCTGTACGCCACGGTTCTCGCCCTCAAGACCTTTTTCGCGAGCTGA
- the selB gene encoding selenocysteine-specific translation elongation factor: MAGLSAPLVMGTAGHIDHGKTALVRVLTGIDTDRLREEKKRGITIELGFAHLDLAPDLRVSVVDVPGHEKFVKNMVAGATGIDFVLLVVAADEGVMPQTREHLEICQLLGVGAGLVAITKADLVDEELLELAMDDVRGALAGTFLEEAVMIPVSSHTGQGLDELRAAVVDLVRGYVPERRSDLARLPVDRIFTMKGHGTVVTGTLVSGELILGDEVRLYPKDTRSKIRGLQSHGQTVERAPAGRRTAVNLGGVEVEDIERGQVVARPGTLFPTMAWDLEISCLSSSPRPLKHRTEVHFHHGSAEHMARLYFFDRDVLEPGETALCQVRFPEPATAVYADRFVVRSFAPLRTVAGGRVVNPFGRRVRRRAEDMEAVRRLAESSKEELVAAQLERAGEAGLSFVELMAATNMESKNLDKSLQSLSGKRLALLFDKEERRYAAQAVVEELWNKAAAFLAAFHEREPAAVGVSRGALSQAMGRKIPAKLSHVIVERALKDGQVEQEQDRLRLPGHTATLGADQETIRAAMVERFSAAGLTPPNLKDVLEELAAPAKEANTVLTMLTESGQLVKVKEDMYFDAAAIAGLVGSVREYFAGNDELGPAEFKELTGLTRKYLIPLLEYLDREKITVRVGDKRQLRRR, from the coding sequence ATGGCAGGACTATCCGCGCCTCTGGTCATGGGGACTGCCGGGCACATCGACCACGGCAAGACCGCTCTCGTGCGTGTGCTCACCGGTATAGACACGGACCGGCTGCGCGAGGAGAAGAAGCGCGGAATCACCATCGAGCTCGGGTTCGCTCATCTGGATCTCGCGCCGGATCTGCGGGTGAGCGTGGTGGACGTTCCTGGTCACGAGAAGTTCGTCAAAAACATGGTGGCAGGCGCTACCGGCATCGATTTCGTGCTCCTTGTGGTGGCGGCGGATGAAGGCGTCATGCCCCAGACCCGCGAACATCTGGAAATTTGCCAGCTGCTTGGCGTGGGCGCCGGCCTCGTGGCCATCACCAAGGCGGACCTGGTGGACGAGGAACTGCTGGAGCTGGCCATGGACGACGTGCGCGGCGCCCTGGCCGGCACGTTCCTGGAAGAAGCGGTGATGATTCCTGTTTCCTCGCACACCGGGCAGGGCCTGGATGAGTTGCGCGCCGCTGTCGTCGATCTGGTGCGCGGCTACGTGCCGGAACGCCGGTCCGATCTGGCGCGGCTGCCTGTGGATCGCATCTTCACCATGAAAGGCCATGGCACCGTGGTGACCGGCACGCTCGTCTCGGGAGAGCTGATCCTCGGCGACGAGGTACGGCTCTATCCCAAAGACACGCGCAGCAAAATCCGCGGGTTGCAATCGCATGGCCAGACTGTGGAACGCGCCCCGGCAGGGCGGCGCACGGCCGTGAACCTCGGCGGAGTGGAGGTGGAGGACATCGAGCGCGGGCAGGTGGTGGCCCGGCCGGGCACCCTCTTTCCCACCATGGCGTGGGATCTGGAGATTTCTTGTCTGTCATCGTCGCCGCGGCCGCTTAAGCACCGTACAGAGGTGCATTTCCACCACGGTTCGGCCGAGCATATGGCGCGGCTCTATTTTTTCGACCGGGACGTGCTGGAACCCGGAGAAACCGCGCTCTGCCAGGTCCGCTTTCCGGAACCCGCAACCGCTGTCTACGCCGATCGCTTCGTGGTGCGCAGCTTCGCGCCATTGCGCACAGTGGCCGGAGGGCGGGTGGTCAATCCGTTCGGCAGGCGTGTCCGCCGCCGGGCCGAGGATATGGAAGCGGTGCGCCGTCTCGCCGAGTCGAGCAAGGAAGAGCTCGTCGCGGCGCAGTTGGAACGCGCCGGCGAGGCCGGGTTGTCATTTGTCGAGCTCATGGCCGCCACCAACATGGAGTCCAAGAATCTGGACAAGTCTCTCCAATCGCTCTCCGGCAAGCGCCTCGCCCTGCTTTTCGACAAAGAGGAGCGTCGCTATGCCGCTCAGGCTGTGGTCGAAGAACTGTGGAACAAGGCAGCGGCGTTTCTCGCCGCGTTCCACGAGCGGGAGCCGGCCGCCGTGGGCGTCTCCCGCGGTGCGCTATCCCAGGCCATGGGGCGCAAGATCCCGGCAAAGCTTTCGCACGTCATCGTGGAGCGCGCGCTGAAGGACGGGCAGGTGGAGCAGGAGCAGGACAGGTTGCGCCTGCCGGGCCATACGGCCACGCTCGGGGCGGATCAGGAAACCATCCGCGCGGCCATGGTGGAGCGCTTTTCCGCCGCCGGGCTCACTCCGCCCAACCTCAAGGACGTGCTGGAAGAGCTCGCGGCGCCTGCAAAGGAGGCCAACACCGTGCTCACCATGCTCACGGAGAGCGGGCAGCTGGTGAAGGTCAAGGAGGATATGTACTTCGACGCCGCAGCCATTGCGGGCCTCGTCGGTTCCGTGCGCGAGTACTTTGCCGGGAACGATGAACTCGGCCCCGCGGAATTCAAGGAACTTACAGGGCTTACGCGCAAGTACCTCATCCCGCTCCTGGAGTATCTGGACCGGGAAAAGATAACGGTGCGGGTGGGCGACAAGCGCCAACTCAGGCGACGCTGA
- a CDS encoding universal stress protein, whose translation MKTTRLPTIQTILYATDLSENSIHALSYAVSIAQSYKAKLSVLYVVPDVWEELAQQAGLDLPGYDGLTEWQGLSDEQRQEAEQSLKRRITEFCESVEDCPVEPSDVLVESGRAAAVILKTIDEGRYSMAVLGSRGQDRITDLLLGSVASEVVRKSPIPVLLVPLDEDDF comes from the coding sequence ATGAAAACGACACGCTTACCGACCATCCAGACCATTCTCTACGCCACCGACCTTTCGGAGAACTCCATCCATGCCTTGAGCTATGCGGTGTCCATTGCGCAGAGCTACAAGGCGAAGCTTTCCGTGCTCTATGTGGTGCCGGACGTGTGGGAGGAGCTCGCCCAGCAGGCCGGGCTCGACCTGCCGGGTTACGACGGCCTCACCGAGTGGCAGGGGTTATCCGACGAACAGCGCCAGGAAGCCGAACAGTCACTGAAGCGGCGCATCACGGAGTTCTGCGAATCCGTAGAGGACTGTCCGGTGGAGCCGTCGGACGTCCTGGTGGAGAGCGGCCGAGCCGCCGCCGTCATCCTCAAAACAATTGATGAAGGCCGGTATTCCATGGCGGTTCTCGGCTCCCGCGGCCAGGACCGCATTACGGACCTGCTTCTGGGCAGTGTGGCCTCGGAGGTGGTGCGCAAGTCCCCCATCCCGGTGCTGCTCGTCCCTTTGGACGAGGACGATTTCTAA
- a CDS encoding DMT family transporter — protein MPHAGPHGTTPHKRIMSTPQRPATTAASPETQATEESAPFLVYAKLVGSVTLWGGTWIAGRYLAQHITPFPAAFIRFAIASIFLLWLTKRVEGRLPGLNRTNWLQLALLGLTGVFAYNAFFFTGLQTTTAGRAALIVAAIPAVLSVYSAIVLKEPFPPRKIAGVLLSFLGVALIVSDGNPAALFDQGLSRGDLAIFGCVASWSVYTLAGRRAMTRFSPHTSVTWSCVLGSLFLLIPALANDLPQVTFHAGWLDWLCFIYLGVFATGMAFSWYYEGVKAVGPSRAGVFINLVPVTAVVLGFLILGEPLSHSLLAGGGMVMAGVWLTNRPVKKRNC, from the coding sequence TTGCCGCACGCCGGCCCCCATGGAACCACTCCGCACAAACGCATCATGTCCACACCGCAACGCCCCGCCACCACCGCCGCTTCGCCAGAGACGCAGGCAACCGAAGAGTCCGCGCCGTTTCTCGTCTACGCCAAGCTCGTGGGCTCGGTAACGCTCTGGGGCGGCACCTGGATCGCCGGCCGCTACCTTGCCCAACACATCACGCCGTTTCCCGCTGCCTTCATCCGCTTCGCCATCGCGTCCATCTTTCTGCTCTGGCTCACCAAACGCGTGGAAGGCCGGCTGCCCGGGCTGAACCGCACCAACTGGCTCCAGCTCGCCCTGCTCGGCCTCACCGGTGTTTTCGCCTACAACGCTTTCTTTTTCACGGGATTACAAACCACCACGGCGGGCAGAGCCGCACTCATCGTGGCGGCCATCCCGGCCGTGCTGTCAGTGTACTCGGCCATCGTGCTCAAGGAACCGTTTCCGCCGCGCAAGATCGCCGGCGTGCTTCTCTCGTTTCTTGGCGTGGCGCTCATCGTGAGCGACGGCAACCCCGCTGCACTATTCGATCAGGGGCTTTCCAGGGGCGATCTCGCCATTTTCGGTTGCGTGGCCAGCTGGTCCGTTTACACTCTGGCCGGACGCCGCGCCATGACGCGCTTCTCCCCACATACCTCAGTCACCTGGTCGTGCGTGCTCGGCTCGCTCTTTTTGCTGATTCCGGCGCTGGCCAACGATCTGCCCCAGGTCACGTTTCACGCGGGCTGGCTGGACTGGCTCTGCTTCATCTATCTCGGCGTGTTCGCCACCGGCATGGCTTTCTCCTGGTATTACGAAGGGGTGAAGGCCGTGGGCCCATCCCGGGCCGGCGTATTCATCAACCTTGTGCCGGTCACCGCCGTCGTCCTGGGCTTTCTTATCCTGGGCGAACCGCTCTCCCACTCTCTGCTCGCCGGCGGCGGCATGGTCATGGCGGGCGTGTGGCTCACCAACCGGCCGGTGAAGAAGCGCAACTGTTGA
- a CDS encoding GIY-YIG nuclease family protein translates to MAHTSESSWSVYILMCADGTLYCGVTTDLERRIAEHNGTLPGGARYTRSRRPVRLAASAACTDRSAACTLEARIKRLPRAEKIAFLRAFVAN, encoded by the coding sequence ATGGCCCACACGTCCGAGTCCTCCTGGAGCGTCTACATCCTCATGTGCGCCGACGGCACCTTGTATTGCGGCGTGACCACAGATCTCGAACGCCGCATCGCCGAGCACAACGGCACACTACCCGGCGGAGCGAGGTACACCCGCAGCCGCAGGCCGGTACGTCTGGCGGCGAGCGCCGCATGCACGGACCGCTCCGCCGCATGCACCCTGGAAGCACGGATCAAACGCTTGCCCCGGGCCGAAAAGATTGCGTTTCTTCGTGCATTCGTTGCGAACTGA